In Leptotrichia trevisanii DSM 22070, one genomic interval encodes:
- the accC gene encoding acetyl-CoA carboxylase biotin carboxylase subunit yields MIKKVLIANRGEIAVRIIRACRNMGIMSVAIYSKEDKESLHIKLADQSICIGEGPARNSYLNKESIITAALNVGADAIHPGYGFLSENSEFVKMCEENGINFIGPTAKVIDRMGNKSQARKTMMEAGVPVVPGTKEPVYDVEAGMKAAENIGYPVMVKASSGGGGKGMRVVKDRDGFEFLFNVAQRESINAFGDDTMYIEKFIEDPRHIEIQVIADNFGNVVALGERDCSVQRNHQKLVEESPSPAISEKTREALNKYAILAAKAVNYTNAGTIEFIMGADGSYYFMEMNTRIQVEHGVTEMVTGTDLIIEQIRVAMNEKLSFTQEDIQLRGHAIECRINAEIPEKNFMPSPGKIINMHLPDGNGIRVDTAIYTGYTIPTEYDSMIVKIIVHAPTREMALQKMRSALNETVILGIETNLDFQYQIMRNEVFCQGKATTSFIENVLLY; encoded by the coding sequence ATGATAAAAAAAGTATTGATTGCAAATCGTGGAGAAATTGCAGTTAGAATTATTAGAGCCTGTAGAAATATGGGGATTATGAGCGTTGCGATTTACTCAAAGGAGGATAAGGAGAGTCTTCATATAAAACTGGCGGATCAAAGTATCTGTATTGGGGAAGGGCCAGCAAGAAATAGTTATTTGAATAAGGAAAGTATTATTACAGCTGCCTTGAATGTGGGAGCGGATGCGATTCATCCTGGATATGGCTTTTTGTCAGAAAATTCAGAGTTTGTAAAAATGTGCGAGGAAAATGGGATAAACTTTATTGGGCCAACAGCCAAAGTTATTGACAGAATGGGGAATAAATCTCAGGCTAGAAAAACGATGATGGAGGCTGGTGTTCCAGTTGTGCCGGGAACAAAGGAGCCTGTTTATGACGTGGAGGCTGGAATGAAAGCTGCTGAAAACATCGGCTACCCTGTTATGGTAAAGGCTTCTTCTGGTGGTGGCGGAAAAGGGATGCGTGTTGTAAAAGATAGGGATGGATTTGAATTTTTATTTAATGTGGCTCAGCGGGAATCAATTAATGCGTTTGGCGACGACACTATGTACATTGAAAAATTTATAGAAGATCCGAGACACATTGAAATTCAGGTAATTGCTGATAATTTTGGCAATGTAGTGGCTCTTGGCGAAAGGGACTGCTCTGTTCAGAGAAATCATCAAAAATTAGTGGAAGAATCGCCATCTCCTGCAATTTCTGAAAAAACAAGGGAAGCTCTAAACAAATATGCGATTCTGGCGGCAAAAGCAGTAAATTACACAAACGCTGGAACGATAGAATTTATAATGGGTGCGGATGGCTCATATTATTTTATGGAAATGAATACCCGAATCCAAGTGGAGCATGGAGTTACTGAAATGGTAACAGGAACGGACTTGATAATTGAACAGATTAGAGTGGCAATGAATGAAAAATTAAGTTTCACACAAGAAGACATACAATTGCGAGGACATGCGATAGAATGCCGTATAAATGCAGAAATTCCTGAAAAAAACTTTATGCCAAGTCCTGGCAAGATAATAAATATGCACTTGCCAGATGGCAATGGAATAAGAGTTGACACTGCTATTTACACAGGCTACACAATACCAACAGAATACGACTCAATGATTGTCAAAATTATAGTTCACGCTCCAACTCGTGAAATGGCACTTCAAAAAATGCGTTCAGCACTAAACGAAACTGTTATTTTAGGTATAGAAACTAACCTAGATTTTCAATATCAAATTATGAGAAACGAGGTTTTCTGTCAAGGAAAGGCAACTACAAGTTTTATTGAAAATGTATTGCTTTATTAA
- a CDS encoding DUF4153 domain-containing protein codes for MKKIRENVKKLLLHFKSGFERFPITIILTFLHFITGVYIAEIRSFESDYFIEINLLLFGSVFITAMFEMVREKYFYKKNRWLVRGIYSLITLVISIIFYVEYLRTNDYYNIYYFTLIPISIILFLLIPILKKENKEKYLQSVFSSFIITGIFAAVLWGGIEIILITVNYLFFNFYDKDSLFLRLSMYFFWFIAEVFGESLFLSLLKKTDDNLENYEFPFIFNLLIKFVIIPLIIIYTGVLYIYMAKVLISMHLPKGLISHLVLWYTALSVAVMILITPFTQKDKFFENFKKYFPYFSIPLIFASLFAVFQRTYQYGITENRYYVLISIFWLFFCMILYIRKMNVTGVFISLIVCFIISVYTPLSAKNVSNFSQSQRLKRMLVKYGALKDGKISKITQKLTDEEGSQIHTTIQYISDNSTIAKLNFKNEKGEVYATLGDLEKGLDVKESWKDYSYRSYDGENYEERKVVTYKVKNIENAEVISDIAGYDNFISYKNVYNEDLINQENESEKYKIILKNKIITINSKDGTELAKINYEDAVKQIVSKLKTLKLQDANDAVYEVSQKDLEYIGTIGKINYKISLRSINEETVDGKPKDLYYDEFDFMFSEKK; via the coding sequence ATGAAAAAAATTAGAGAAAATGTGAAAAAATTGCTTTTGCATTTTAAAAGTGGATTTGAGAGATTTCCGATAACGATTATTTTAACTTTTTTGCATTTTATTACAGGGGTGTATATAGCTGAAATTAGAAGTTTTGAGTCTGATTATTTTATTGAAATTAATTTGCTTTTGTTTGGAAGTGTTTTTATTACAGCGATGTTTGAAATGGTTCGAGAAAAATATTTTTATAAAAAAAATAGATGGCTAGTAAGAGGAATTTATTCGCTTATAACACTTGTTATATCAATTATTTTTTATGTAGAATATTTACGAACTAATGATTATTACAATATTTATTATTTTACATTAATTCCGATTTCTATAATTTTATTTTTATTAATCCCTATTTTAAAAAAGGAAAATAAGGAAAAATATTTGCAGTCAGTATTTTCAAGTTTTATTATAACAGGAATTTTTGCTGCGGTTCTCTGGGGTGGAATTGAAATAATACTGATAACAGTTAATTATTTATTTTTTAATTTTTATGATAAAGATAGTTTGTTTTTAAGATTATCTATGTACTTTTTCTGGTTTATAGCTGAAGTATTTGGAGAATCATTGTTTTTATCTTTATTGAAAAAAACTGATGATAATCTTGAAAACTATGAATTTCCATTTATTTTTAATTTATTGATTAAATTTGTAATTATTCCGTTAATTATTATTTACACAGGTGTTTTATATATTTATATGGCGAAGGTTCTTATATCCATGCATTTGCCAAAAGGATTAATTTCTCACCTTGTTCTTTGGTACACAGCACTTAGTGTCGCTGTTATGATTTTAATAACACCATTTACACAGAAAGATAAATTTTTTGAGAACTTTAAAAAATATTTTCCATATTTTTCGATACCTTTAATTTTTGCTTCACTATTTGCAGTTTTTCAAAGAACGTATCAATATGGAATTACTGAAAATCGTTATTATGTACTAATTTCAATATTTTGGCTGTTTTTCTGCATGATTTTATACATAAGAAAAATGAATGTTACAGGAGTTTTCATAAGTTTAATTGTCTGTTTTATAATTTCAGTTTACACTCCGCTTAGTGCCAAAAATGTTAGTAATTTTAGCCAAAGTCAAAGATTGAAAAGAATGCTTGTAAAATATGGAGCTTTAAAAGATGGAAAAATTTCCAAAATTACACAAAAACTGACTGATGAAGAAGGTAGCCAGATTCATACAACGATTCAATACATATCTGATAACAGCACTATTGCGAAATTAAATTTCAAAAATGAAAAAGGTGAAGTTTATGCAACTCTTGGAGATTTGGAAAAAGGACTGGATGTGAAAGAATCTTGGAAAGATTATTCTTACAGAAGTTATGATGGAGAAAATTATGAAGAACGGAAAGTTGTCACATATAAAGTAAAAAATATTGAAAATGCTGAAGTTATATCTGATATAGCAGGTTACGATAACTTTATATCTTATAAAAATGTTTATAATGAAGATTTGATAAATCAGGAAAATGAATCTGAAAAATATAAAATTATTTTAAAAAATAAAATAATCACAATAAACAGCAAAGATGGAACAGAACTTGCCAAAATAAATTACGAAGATGCAGTAAAGCAAATAGTGTCCAAATTAAAAACTTTAAAATTACAGGATGCAAATGATGCAGTGTATGAGGTTTCACAAAAAGATTTAGAATATATTGGAACAATAGGAAAAATTAATTATAAAATTTCTTTAAGAAGCATTAACGAAGAGACAGTAGATGGAAAACCAAAGGATTTGTATTATGATGAGTTTGATTTTATGTTTTCTGAAAAGAAATAG
- a CDS encoding helix-hairpin-helix domain-containing protein has translation MKIKYVIIFIMLLIGGNFLRLLIEDKNIPEIEISKEKNYKKDKAKKDADLTKSNVKFDINNVEYKDLLKLGINKNKAEKFVKYRDEVGIIKDINEVKNISGFGKTGLETAQKFLFVDNEKIQNPNENYGREITKYSINKLNRKELKKIGFTNKEIKKLLPEIKKSNIRSNVDLEKIIGKERYAEIEDKIKFME, from the coding sequence ATGAAAATAAAATATGTCATTATTTTTATAATGCTGTTAATTGGGGGAAATTTTTTAAGACTTCTAATTGAGGATAAAAATATTCCTGAAATTGAGATTAGTAAGGAAAAAAATTATAAAAAGGATAAGGCTAAAAAAGATGCTGATTTGACAAAAAGTAATGTAAAATTCGACATCAATAATGTTGAGTACAAGGATTTGCTAAAATTGGGGATTAATAAGAATAAGGCTGAAAAATTTGTGAAATATCGGGATGAAGTTGGGATTATTAAAGATATTAACGAAGTGAAAAATATTTCAGGGTTTGGGAAAACTGGATTAGAAACTGCACAAAAATTTTTGTTTGTGGATAATGAAAAAATTCAGAATCCAAATGAGAATTATGGACGTGAAATTACAAAATACAGCATTAACAAGTTAAATAGAAAAGAATTAAAAAAAATAGGATTTACAAATAAGGAAATAAAAAAATTACTTCCTGAAATTAAAAAAAGTAACATAAGATCAAATGTGGATTTGGAAAAGATTATTGGAAAAGAACGTTATGCAGAAATTGAAGATAAGATAAAATTTATGGAATAA
- a CDS encoding NAD(P)H-dependent oxidoreductase — protein MKTLVILAHPDMENSRINKRWKEELGKYPDKITIHELYKEYPDWNINIEKEQELLAKHNNIIFEFPLYWYSSPPILKKWFDEVLSYNWAYGNEYRLKGKNIGFAVSVGGPEQEYSKEGSVRFSMNEILVPFEATVKYIKANLIPHYFIFDTENLSDEKLSENVENYIKYIFNIK, from the coding sequence ATGAAAACTTTAGTTATCTTGGCACATCCCGATATGGAAAATTCGAGAATTAACAAAAGGTGGAAAGAAGAATTGGGGAAATATCCTGATAAAATCACAATCCACGAACTTTACAAGGAATATCCAGACTGGAACATAAACATTGAAAAGGAACAGGAATTGCTTGCAAAACACAATAATATAATTTTTGAATTCCCGCTTTACTGGTACAGCAGTCCGCCAATATTAAAAAAATGGTTTGATGAAGTTCTTTCATATAACTGGGCTTACGGAAATGAATACAGGCTTAAAGGTAAAAACATAGGTTTTGCCGTATCTGTCGGAGGGCCAGAGCAGGAGTATTCAAAAGAGGGTTCCGTTAGATTTTCAATGAATGAAATTTTAGTTCCTTTTGAAGCCACTGTCAAATACATTAAGGCAAATTTAATTCCCCATTATTTTATTTTTGACACTGAAAATTTGAGCGATGAAAAGTTGTCAGAAAATGTTGAAAATTATATAAAATATATTTTCAATATAAAGTAG